CGTCAGTGGTGTTGTTTTTGTACCAGTTGTAGGCGTCGGTGATGCCTTCGCGCAGGCTGATGCGGGGCTGCCAGCCGAGGTTTTTGATGTTGGTGACGTCTAGGAGTTTGCGGGGGGTGCCGTCGGGTTTTGTGGGGTCGAGTGTGATGGTTCCGGTGAATCCGACGATGTCGGCGACGAGGTAGGCTAGGTCGGCGATGGTGATGTCTTCGCCGGTGCCGATGTTGATGGGGGCTGGGTTGTCGTAGTTTTCCAGGAGGGTGAGGCAGGCTGCGGCGAGGTCGTCGACGTGGAGGAATTCGCGTCGGGGGGTGCCGGTTCCCCAGATGGTGACGGTGTCGGTGCCGTTTTCTTTGGCTTCGTGGAAGCGGCGGATCATGGCTGGTAGGACGTGGCTGTTTTGGGGGTCGAAGTTGTCGCCGGGGCCGTAGAGGTTGGTGGGCATGGCGCTGATCCAGTGGCGGCCGTATTGGGTGCGGTGGGATTGGATGGCGATGATGCCGCTGATTTTGGCGATGGCGTAGGCGATGTTGGTTTCTTCCAGGGGGCCGGTGAGTAGGGAGTCTTCGCGGATGGGTTGTTCTGCGTGTTTGGGGTAGATGCAGGATGAGCCGAGGAAGAGGAATTTTTCGACGCCGGCGGTGGCGGCGGCGTCCATAAGGTTGAGTTGGATGCGTTGGTTGTCTGAGAGGAATTCGGCTGGGTAGGTGGAGTTGGCGAGGATGCCGCCGACTTTGGCTGCGGCGTCGATGATGACGTGTGGTTTTTCGCGGTGGATGAAGGTGTGGGTGGCGTGTGCGTCGCGGAGGTCTAGTTCGGTGGAGGTGGCGCCGATGAGGTTGGTGAATCCTTGGTCGTGGAAGTGGCGCCAGATGGCGGAGCCGACGAGGCCGCGGTGGCCAGCGATGTAGATTTTGGCGTTGCGGTCGAGGGTGCCCGGCATGGCTCTCCTTGGGTCGCGTTGGGTGCACCGGTGCTGTTGGTGGCGTTGTGTGTGAAAAACAGTAACGCGGCCGGTGGGGTTGGTTGGGTGGGCGCGACCGGTGGGGGGGTGGTTAGGGGGTGTTGGTGGTGGGGGTGTAGGCGTTGAGGCGGCGGCGCAGTAAGGGGTTGGGGCCGTCGGGTGGGGCGGGGTTGGCGTCAAGGGTGGCGGGGTCGGTGCAGGTGAGGGTGAGTTCGTGGCAGGCGGTGATTGCTAGGGCGAGGTCGCGCATGAGTAGTTCGGGGTCGCCGGTGGGGATGATGGAGGCGATGGCGTGTTTGGTTGCGGTGGTGTCGAAGGATTCGATGAGGATGCCGGCGTGGGGGGTGTTGGGTGCGAGGGATTGCAGGAGCAGTCGGGCGGCGGTGTGGTCGCGGCGGGTGGGGGTGTGGGGCAGGGTGAAGACGAGGTCGATGGGGGCTTGTGGGGGGACGATGCGGGTGAAGGCGTGGAGGATGAGGTAGGGGACGGTGGCGGCGTGCCAGTCGGTGGCCACGACGATGCGGTAGTGGCGTGGGATGGTTTCGGTGTGGCGTGGGGGTGTGTTGGGGGTGCCGGTGAGGCCGCGCAGGATGGGGCCCAGGATGGTGTCGATGTCGTGGGCGAGGTGGCGTTGTTCGCTGGGGAGGTGGTCGTAGGTGCCCATGCTGGAGTCCTTTCCGGTGCACCGGTGGCGGTGGTGGGGCCGCGTCCGTGCGGCGGTGGGTGGTGCATGAGGCAGGGCGCCGCGGTGTGGCCGTGGCGCCCTGGGGATGGGGTGTGGTTAGCGGAGGAAATCCATGAGGGAGGGTTGGATGATTTTTGCTGAGGCGGACAGGGCTGCTTGGTAGGCGTTGGATTGGATGGATAGGTCCATGGCGGCTTTGATGAAGTCGGTGTCTTCGACTTTGGAGAGGGAGATTTTGGAGGAGTCGTCCATGCGGCCGTTGAGGTTTTCGAGGCTTTGGAGGCGGTTGACGCGTACGCCGACGCTGGTTTGGACGTTGAGGATGCTGTCGTTGAGTCCTTCGACAGCGGTGAGCCCGGCTTGGATGCCGGCGTTGTCGCCTGCTTCGATGGCGTCGGCGAGTTTGTCGAGGGCGCCGCTGCCTTTAACGAGGGCTGTGCCAAAGGCGTCGGATCCGCTGATGCCGACGTTCATTTGTCCGGCGTCGCCGGGTGAGTCGGAGACTTGGCGTAGGACGGGCAGGGTGTTGCCTTGGTAGGTGCCGTTGGCGTCGAAGGCGTTGTCTAAGGGGGTGGTTCCGCCGAAGAGGGGTTGGCCTGCGTATTGGGAGTTGGCTTGTTGGAGGATGCCCACGCGTAGTTCGCGGATTGATGAGGCGAAGGCTTTGCGTTGGGCGTCGCCGTTGACTCCGTTGAGCGCGGAGACGGTGGTGGAGCGGATTTTTTGCACCATGCTCAGGGTTTGGGAGAGGGCGTCGTCGCCAGCGGAGAGGCGGGAGAGTCCGTCGGTGATGTTGGCGCCGAATTGGGCGAGTTGGCTTTGTTCGGAGCGGAAGCGGAGTGCTTGGACGGTGCCGACTGGGTCGTCGGAGGGGCGGTTGAGGCGTTTGCCGGTGGTGAGTTGTTCTTGGGTTCCTTGCAGTCGAGACAGGCTGGTGTTCAGGCCCATCATTTGGGTGCGGTTCATTGCGTTTTGGGTGATGCGCAGCGAGGTCATGGTGGTGCTCCTTTCGGGTGTGTGGGCCTGATCAGTTGGTCATGTGGATGAGGGTTTGCAGGGTTTCGTCGATGACTCCGATGAATTTCGCGGCGGCGCTGAAGGAGTGTTGGTATCGGACGAGGTTGGTCATTTCTTCGTTGAGGGAGACTCCGGCGACGTTGTCGCGGGCGTCTTCGGCTTGACGGACCACGTTTTGTTGGACGGTGACGTTGCGGTTGATGGACTGGGTTTCGACGCCCATTTGGACGATCATGGCGCTGTAGGTGGCGTCGGCTCCGCCTTTGTCGTTGATGTGGCGGGACATGGCCAGGGCGTTGTTTCCGTCGAGGCTTGCTTTGGTGGGGTCGCTGTCTTTGGGGTTGCCTGCTGAGACGGCGATGCTGTTGGGTACGGCGTCGGCGGCGACGCGGATGTTGCCGGCGGTGATGGCTCCGCCTCCGGCGCCGTTGACAAAGAGGTTTGCGCCGGTGGCTCCGTTGACGGTGTACCCGGCTGCTTGCTGGGTGTTGACGGTGGCGGCGACGGTGGCGGCGACTTGGTCGAACTGTTTCATGTAGTTCGGGATGGTGATGTTGAGGTTGGTGAGTTGCCCGGCGACGCGGCCGGTGTCGATGCCGACGTCTGCTGATGCGGCTGGGCCGTTGGGGTCGGTGGGGGCGGGGCTGGCCCATTGCACGGCGATGGGTTTGGGTGCGCTGCCGTCGGTGGGGTAGGTGCCGTTGTTGGGGTCGTTGACTTTGAGTTGGGCGGCTTGGGTGCCGTAGACGAGGGCTTTGTCGCCGATCATGACGTCGACGGCTTGGCTGGGGAAGTCTGCTCCTGCATCCATGGCGGCGGGGCGGACGGTGGCGCCGGTGAGGGTGGAGAGTTTTTTGATGAGGACATCGCGTTGGTCGAGTAGTTCGTTGCTGGGAACGTGGGCGATGTCGTTGTTACGGATTGCTGCGTTGAGTTTGCCGACGTCTTCGGCCATTTTGTTGATGTCGGTGACGTTGGCTTGGAGCTCGACGGTGGTGTCGTGCCATTGGGTGGTAGTGGAGTTGCTGATAAGGTTGAGTTGAGAGGCCACACCTTTGGCGCGTTCGAGGGCTTCGGAGCGGGGGGCTTCGTTGGTGACGCTGGGGCTGTTGCCGGCGGCGCCCATCGCGTTCCACATTTCTTGGAGTTTTTTCTGTAGGCCGGTGTCGCTGGGTTCGCCGACGGTGCGTTCGAGGGCGGCCATGGTTTTTTGTTGTTCTTCAAGTTTGCCGAGGGCAGCGTTGGAGTTGCGTGCCCGCGCTTCGAGGAATTCGTCGTTCATGCGGGTGACGCTGGTGACTTTGACGCCTTCGCCGGTGCCGTCGTAGCGGGACCAGAAGGCGGGTACGCCGGGGCCGCCGACGGCTTCGAGGTTGACGCGTTGGCGTGTGTAGCCCTCGGTTGCTGAGTTGGCGATGTTTTGGCCGGTGACATCGAGGCCGCGTTGGGCGGCGTGCACCGCTGAGGTGCCGATGAAGAGTCCTCCGAAGGCTGACATGATTTCCTCGTCCGTGAGTGTGGCGGCGCCTCCGGGGTGTCCTTTGGGCCGGTCCGTGGGGTGGTTAGTGGTTGTTCAGGGTGAAAGGTGATCTGAACGGTTGTCTTTTACATCGGCCGGTGGGGCGGTGGTGTGAAGGTTTGTGTGGGGGTATCGCGTGGGGTGGGGGCGACGAAGGGGCGGGAGGTTTAGACGCTGGCGTCAAGGAAGACGGCGACGGCGTGGTTGAGGGTGCTTTTGTGTTCTTGGCGTCGGGCGTGTTCGCGGTCTGCGTCGAGTGCTTGGAGTTGGTATTTGACGAAGGTGGAAAGGAGGTTGATGCGTTCGATGAGGTGGTGGGCACGGTCGGCGAGTTCAGGTGGGAGGTCGCCGAGGTTTTCGGGTGGTTCCCAGGGGGCGACGGGGGTGGTGCTGCCGTTACGGACGTCGGCCTCGTGGGCGTTGAGTTCGTCTTCCATCTGGGTGAGGGCGGCTTCCCAGGCTGCGTGGTTGGTGGTGGGCATGGGTGATTATTTTTCGCCGGTGATGCCGCTGCGGGTTACTTCGGCCCAAGTGTCGCGCAGGGGTTGCATGACGTCGCGGGCGTTGGTGACGTGGGTGGCGTCTTTTTCGAGGTTGGCGGCCATGAGTTCTTCGAGGACCCAGTCGTAGAGGCGGGCGAGGGATTCGCCTTCTTTCCAGATGGAGGTGTCGAGGGAGGAGCGCAGTTCGCGGACGATTTCTTGGGCGTGCATGAGGCTGCTGTGGCTGGCAGCGATGTCGTTGCTGCCGAGGGCGGTTTCGGCGGTGGAGAGGTCTTTGAGGAAGCGGTCGTACAGCATGACGACCAGTTGGGCTGGCGTGGCCGTGGTTACTGCCTCGCGGGCGTAACGGCTGCGGAGTTGGGCCTGCGTGCTCATGTGGTGTCCTCTCGGTGTTCCGCATCCGGCGGTGGGTGGGTTGGGGGGTGCCGGTGCGGTCTTTTTCTCATCGGTTGGGCGAGTGTTGTCTTTACCTATGTGGGGTTTGCTGCTGTCGCTGGGGGGTATGTGTGTGGTGCCGGGCCCTGAGTTGGGCCCGGCACCACACGAGGGGGTTGTTCGGTTATCTGAGTCCAGCGAGCTGGCTGGAGAGCCAGTTTCCTTGGGATTTCATTTTGCCGAGGAGGGAGTCCATGGCGTTGAACTGAGCTTGAAGGGCTTGCTGGC
This region of Dermatophilus congolensis genomic DNA includes:
- the flgK gene encoding flagellar hook-associated protein FlgK is translated as MSAFGGLFIGTSAVHAAQRGLDVTGQNIANSATEGYTRQRVNLEAVGGPGVPAFWSRYDGTGEGVKVTSVTRMNDEFLEARARNSNAALGKLEEQQKTMAALERTVGEPSDTGLQKKLQEMWNAMGAAGNSPSVTNEAPRSEALERAKGVASQLNLISNSTTTQWHDTTVELQANVTDINKMAEDVGKLNAAIRNNDIAHVPSNELLDQRDVLIKKLSTLTGATVRPAAMDAGADFPSQAVDVMIGDKALVYGTQAAQLKVNDPNNGTYPTDGSAPKPIAVQWASPAPTDPNGPAASADVGIDTGRVAGQLTNLNITIPNYMKQFDQVAATVAATVNTQQAAGYTVNGATGANLFVNGAGGGAITAGNIRVAADAVPNSIAVSAGNPKDSDPTKASLDGNNALAMSRHINDKGGADATYSAMIVQMGVETQSINRNVTVQQNVVRQAEDARDNVAGVSLNEEMTNLVRYQHSFSAAAKFIGVIDETLQTLIHMTN
- a CDS encoding GDP-L-fucose synthase family protein is translated as MPGTLDRNAKIYIAGHRGLVGSAIWRHFHDQGFTNLIGATSTELDLRDAHATHTFIHREKPHVIIDAAAKVGGILANSTYPAEFLSDNQRIQLNLMDAAATAGVEKFLFLGSSCIYPKHAEQPIREDSLLTGPLEETNIAYAIAKISGIIAIQSHRTQYGRHWISAMPTNLYGPGDNFDPQNSHVLPAMIRRFHEAKENGTDTVTIWGTGTPRREFLHVDDLAAACLTLLENYDNPAPINIGTGEDITIADLAYLVADIVGFTGTITLDPTKPDGTPRKLLDVTNIKNLGWQPRISLREGITDAYNWYKNNTTDARGANVADHTTHS
- the flgL gene encoding flagellar hook-associated protein FlgL gives rise to the protein MTSLRITQNAMNRTQMMGLNTSLSRLQGTQEQLTTGKRLNRPSDDPVGTVQALRFRSEQSQLAQFGANITDGLSRLSAGDDALSQTLSMVQKIRSTTVSALNGVNGDAQRKAFASSIRELRVGILQQANSQYAGQPLFGGTTPLDNAFDANGTYQGNTLPVLRQVSDSPGDAGQMNVGISGSDAFGTALVKGSGALDKLADAIEAGDNAGIQAGLTAVEGLNDSILNVQTSVGVRVNRLQSLENLNGRMDDSSKISLSKVEDTDFIKAAMDLSIQSNAYQAALSASAKIIQPSLMDFLR
- the fliS gene encoding flagellar export chaperone FliS; this encodes MSTQAQLRSRYAREAVTTATPAQLVVMLYDRFLKDLSTAETALGSNDIAASHSSLMHAQEIVRELRSSLDTSIWKEGESLARLYDWVLEELMAANLEKDATHVTNARDVMQPLRDTWAEVTRSGITGEK